The sequence CCCGCAGCAGGCAACGACGATTTCGGCGGAGAAATGAGGGTGCCGCGTATCGCGTATCGCGCGGCTCACGGTACCTGAGACAACTTGATATTCATATTCAGCGAACCTGTGGAAACGCGATTTCCATGACCCAAGACAGCGGGTGTTCGAGAGGGTTCGGCGTCGTCATCGAGACCGCCGACGGGCTCGAACTTAATGGGCCGCCCCGGGCTGCGACGCCCTCCGGGTGCGCTCGCCCGCCGAGGTCGGGGGACAGGCGTCAGGTCACAGATACGTGACGATGTGCGATCGATGACAGCGCTGACGGGACGGGATGACGCACGGTCCTACGGCAGCTGGCATCCGGTCGGCGCACGTCGGTGTATGAGCGCTTGTCAAAAGGCCCCCGCATGTCTTGCGGGGGCCTTTTTGGATCGCGGGATCGTGCGACAATCCGTCGCACCCTTGTGCCTGTGTCATCGGGATCATCGGGCATCCGGCGCTGCTCCTGCGGTCCTGCGACGCGCCTCGAAATCGCACGGGAGGCCGCGAGCGCGGAGGAGGCGTCGTCATTGGGGCGACGCGGGGGCCGGGCGACTCCCTGGTGGGATGGGGGAGGGCCCGCGCTGTCCCTGGGCAGTCGGATACGGGTGCTGTGCGTCAATGCGCTGCGGATCTCGTGATGATACTGAGGACGTTGTGAAAGTGAAAGGAGGTGCTAGTCTGAATGCCAAAACCGGAGAAAGAGGCTGCGGTACAGGAAATCCGGGAGATGTTGTCGAAGTCGCAGGCTGTCGTGCTTGCGAATTACCGTGGGCTTAACGTGGCGGCCATGACCGAGCTCCGGAGGAAACTAGGCGAAGCGGGCGCCGAGTTCAAGGTCGTGAAGAACACGTTGGCCCGAATCGCGTCGCGAGAGGTGGGTCTCGCGGGCTTGGAGCAATATCTCGAGGGACCGACCGCCATTGCGTTTGCGAGCGGTGACCCGGTGGCGCCCGCGAAGGTGATCTCGGAGTTCACCCGAGAGCACAAGGAGATGGAGATCAAGGGCGGTGCGCTGCAGGGTAAGATCATCGGGCCCGACGACGTGCGGAGCCTCGCCGAGCTGCCGTCGCGTGAGGTCATGCTGGGCCGCGTTGCGGCGACCATGGCGGCGCCGATATCAGGGCTGGCCCGTGCTCTCGCGGGCACCATCCGCAATCTCGCCTATGCTATCGATGCTGTGAAGCGTCAGAAAGAGGAGCAAGGCGCGGCGGCGTAAGCTCTGGCGTGTATATGCATGATGGCGCGAGTCGGTTCGAGTAGGCGTTACGATGGCGCACAAGACTCGTGAGAGATCCTATCGCCCCATCAGAGGGATCAGCAGAACACTGGCAAAGGAGAGGAACAGACAATGACGAAAGAAGAGATCATCGAGGCAATTGCCAATATGACCGTGCTTGAGCTTTCGGAGCTCGTCAAGGCGATCGAGGAGAAGTTCGGGGTGAGCGCGGCTGCGCCTGTCGCGGTCGCTGCCGGGCCTGCTGTGGCGGCGGCTCCAGCGGCCGAGGTGGAAGAGAAGACCGAGTTCGACGTCATCCTAGTGACCGCGGGCGACAAGAAGATCCCAGTGCTCAAGGTCGTCCGGGAGCTTACGGGCCTCGGGCTGAAGGAAGCCAAGGACCTTGTGGAGGGCGCGCCGAAGCCGGTGAAGGAGGGCGTCAAGAAGGAAGAGGCCGAGGCAATGAAGGCGAAACTCGAAGAAGCAGGGGCTACCGTGGAGATAAAGTGACAGGATCCGGCATGAAAGGACAAGGGGCGTCCGCGGAAACACACGGGCGCCCCTTTTATGCTTGACAGCAGCGAAGCCCTCTGCTACCATAAAAGAATGCGGCAACCTAACTCGGGCGCATGCTATTCATCTAATCTAGTAATACTACATGAGACCCTTCTTTTCCTTCACGCAAAGCGAATTTCTCAGGTCCTGACAGCAGGGAACACTCCGTGACCTGCTTATAGTGTTGTCATCCGCTCACATTCGGTGGGAGATAGGAGCGTGACGGGATGGCTGTTATGACACAGGTCGGCAGGCGGCAGCGGCTCAGTTTCTCCAAGATCAATGAAGTGCTTGACGTGCCCAACCTCATAGAGATCCAGCAAAGATCCTACGAGTGGTTTCTTTCCGAAGGCCTGCTCGAGACGTTCCGGGACATATCGCCAATCCAGGACTTCACCGGCAACCTCGTCCTCGAGTTCGTGGACTACTCGCTCGGCGAGCCCAAGTACTCGGTGGAGGAATGCAAGCAGAGGGACGTGACGTACTCGGCACCGCTCAAAGTGCGGGTCCGGCTCATCAACAAGGAGACCGGAGAGGTCAAGGAGCAAGAGGTATTCATGGGCGAGTTTCCGCTCATGACAGACAAAGGCACGTTCATCATCAACGGCGCGGAACGGGTCATCGTGAGCCAGCTGGTCCGCTCGCCCGGCGTCTATTACGGCCGGACCATCGACCCTAACGGCAAGGCTCTTTACTCGGCCAGCGTCATCCCGAACAGAGGGGCTTGGCTGGAGCTGGAGATGGACTCACAGGAATGCATTTGGGTGCGTGTGGACCGCACGCGGAAGATCCCTGTTACTGCCCTGATCCGTGCCATCGGGTACGGGACCGAGGCCCAGATCATCGACCTTCTGGGTGACAGCGAGGCGATACGCAACACGCTGGAGCGGGATAACACCGAATCCGAGGCGGACGGCCTGATAGAGATCTATAAACGTTTGCGCCCCGGCGAGCCGCCGACCGAGGAGAGCGCGCGTTCGCTCTTCGAGACGCTCTTCTTCGACCCGAGGCGGTACGATCTCGCCGCTGTCGGGCGCTACAAGCTGAACAAGAAGCTCTCGCTCACCGAGAGGCTCGTCGGTTGCACTCTGCTCGAGCCGTTTGTCGATCCTTCCACTGGTGAGGTGGTCATTGACGCCGGGCAGAAGGTCGACCGAAAGGCTGTCATGGCTATCCAGCGTGTTGCCGAGAAAAACAGAGGCACGGTACTCGAAGCTGTGGTGGCGGATGCGGACGGCAGGCCTATGAAGGTACTGGACAACGGCGCTCCCGCGCCCGATGTGAAGACCATCACGCGCGAGGACATAGTGGCAGTGGTGAACTACCAGCTCGGCTTGATCCGTGGTGTGGGGAACATCGATGACATAGATCACCTCGGCAACCGCCGGCTGAAATCCGTCGGAGAGCTACTGCAGAACCAGTTCCGGATCGGCCTGTCCCGGATGGAACGCGTCGTTAGGGAGCGCATGACCATCCAGGATGTAGACGTCATCACCCCGCAGACGCTCATCAACATCAGGCCCGTGGTTGCGGCGATAAAGGAGTTTTTTGGCTCGAGCCAGCTTTCGCAGTTCATGGACCAAACCAACCCTCTGGCCGAGCTCACGCACAAGAGGCGCCTGTCGGCTCTGGGGCCTGGCGGGCTCAGCCGCGAACGCGCTGGGTTCGAGGTAAGGGACGTCCATCACTCGCACTACGGGCGCATGTGTCCCGTGGAGACGCCCGAAGGTCCAAACATCGGGCTCATCGGGGCTCTGTGCACGTATGCGCGCATAAACGAGTATGGCTTCATCGAAACGCCTTATCGAAGAGTCGTTGATGGGAAGGTCACGGATGAGATCCTCTATCTCACCGCCGATGAAGAGGACAAATACGTGATAGCCCAAGCGAATGAGCCGCTCAACGACGACGGGTCGTTCGCGAATCCGAAGGTGGCAGCCAGGTACAAGGACCAGATCGTCGAGGTGCCGGGCGAGCAGGTCGACTTCATGGATGTCTCGCCGAAGCAGATCGTCAGTATCGCGACTGCGCTCATCCCCTTCCTAGAGAACGACGACGCTGGTCGCGCGCTCATGGGTTCAAACATGCAGCGCCAGGCGGTCCCGCTCGTGCGCACGGAGGCGCCGCTGGTCGGCACGGGCATGGAGTACAAGGCGGCCATCGACTCCGGTGCCGTGGTACTGGCGCGGAACCCGGGGCGGGTCGTGCGCGTAGCATCCGACGAGATCATCGTGGAGACGGACGCGGGCACGACCGACACATATAAGCTTTTGAAGTTCACGAGGTCTAACCAGGGAACGTGCATAAACCAAAAGCCTGTGGTGAAGAAGGGGGACCGCGTCGAGCGCGGGGACGTGATCGCTGACGGGCCCTCGACCGATAACGGCGAGATGGCCTTGGGAAGAAACGTGCTCGTCGCGTTCCTGCCCTGGGAAGGGTACAACTACGAAGACGCCATCCTCATCAGCGAGAAGCTTGTCAAGGAGGATACCTTCACATCCATCCACATCGAGGAATACGAGTGCGAGGCGCGCGACACTAAACTCGGCTCCGAGGAGATCACGAGGGATATCCCGAACGTGGGGGAGGAAGCCCTCAAGGATCTGGACGAGCGGGGGATCATCCGCGTGGGTGCGTACGTGCGCCCCGGCGACATACTGGTCGGGAAGGTGACGCCCAAGGGTGAGACCGAGCTCACTGCGGAAGAGCGTCTCCTACGGGCGATTTTCGGCGAGAAGGCCCGTGAGGTGAGGGACACCTCCTTGAGGGTGCCGCACGGCGAATCCGGGAAGGTCGTTGCGGTCTACGTGTTTTCTCGTGAGGCCGGCGACGAGCTAGGCCCCGGGGTTAACCGGCTCGTCCGCGTTTACATCGCGCAGAAGCGCAAGGTATCCGAGGGCGACAAGATGGCCGGACGCCACGGAAACAAGGGAGTCATTGCAAGAATCCTGCCTGAGGAGGATATGCCGTTCATGCCTGACGGGACGCCGATAGAGGTGGTCTTGAACCCGCTCGGCGTGCCGTCTCGAATGAACCTCGGTCAGGTGCTCGAGACACACCTGGGGTGGGCCGCCAAAGTGCAGAATACGCCCGTGGCAAGCGCCGTGTTCGATGGCGCTACGGAGAAGGAGATCCTGGAAGCGCTCGAGAAGGCCGGGCTTCCGGCAAACGGCAAGACGATTCTGTACGACGGCCGTACGGGGGAGCCCTTCGATAACCCGGTTACGGTTGGGTACGCCTACTTGATGAAGCTCCTACACCTCGTGGATGACAAGATTCACGCGCGGTCCACCGGCCCCTACTCCCTTGTCACCCAGCAGCCCCTGGGGGGCAAGGCACAGTTCGGCGGGCAGAGGTTCGGTGAGATGGAGGTATGGGCCCTTGAGGCGTACGGGGCTGCTTACACCCTTCAG is a genomic window of Bacillota bacterium containing:
- a CDS encoding 50S ribosomal protein L10, with amino-acid sequence MPKPEKEAAVQEIREMLSKSQAVVLANYRGLNVAAMTELRRKLGEAGAEFKVVKNTLARIASREVGLAGLEQYLEGPTAIAFASGDPVAPAKVISEFTREHKEMEIKGGALQGKIIGPDDVRSLAELPSREVMLGRVAATMAAPISGLARALAGTIRNLAYAIDAVKRQKEEQGAAA
- the rplL gene encoding 50S ribosomal protein L7/L12; its protein translation is MTKEEIIEAIANMTVLELSELVKAIEEKFGVSAAAPVAVAAGPAVAAAPAAEVEEKTEFDVILVTAGDKKIPVLKVVRELTGLGLKEAKDLVEGAPKPVKEGVKKEEAEAMKAKLEEAGATVEIK
- the rpoB gene encoding DNA-directed RNA polymerase subunit beta, yielding MAVMTQVGRRQRLSFSKINEVLDVPNLIEIQQRSYEWFLSEGLLETFRDISPIQDFTGNLVLEFVDYSLGEPKYSVEECKQRDVTYSAPLKVRVRLINKETGEVKEQEVFMGEFPLMTDKGTFIINGAERVIVSQLVRSPGVYYGRTIDPNGKALYSASVIPNRGAWLELEMDSQECIWVRVDRTRKIPVTALIRAIGYGTEAQIIDLLGDSEAIRNTLERDNTESEADGLIEIYKRLRPGEPPTEESARSLFETLFFDPRRYDLAAVGRYKLNKKLSLTERLVGCTLLEPFVDPSTGEVVIDAGQKVDRKAVMAIQRVAEKNRGTVLEAVVADADGRPMKVLDNGAPAPDVKTITREDIVAVVNYQLGLIRGVGNIDDIDHLGNRRLKSVGELLQNQFRIGLSRMERVVRERMTIQDVDVITPQTLINIRPVVAAIKEFFGSSQLSQFMDQTNPLAELTHKRRLSALGPGGLSRERAGFEVRDVHHSHYGRMCPVETPEGPNIGLIGALCTYARINEYGFIETPYRRVVDGKVTDEILYLTADEEDKYVIAQANEPLNDDGSFANPKVAARYKDQIVEVPGEQVDFMDVSPKQIVSIATALIPFLENDDAGRALMGSNMQRQAVPLVRTEAPLVGTGMEYKAAIDSGAVVLARNPGRVVRVASDEIIVETDAGTTDTYKLLKFTRSNQGTCINQKPVVKKGDRVERGDVIADGPSTDNGEMALGRNVLVAFLPWEGYNYEDAILISEKLVKEDTFTSIHIEEYECEARDTKLGSEEITRDIPNVGEEALKDLDERGIIRVGAYVRPGDILVGKVTPKGETELTAEERLLRAIFGEKAREVRDTSLRVPHGESGKVVAVYVFSREAGDELGPGVNRLVRVYIAQKRKVSEGDKMAGRHGNKGVIARILPEEDMPFMPDGTPIEVVLNPLGVPSRMNLGQVLETHLGWAAKVQNTPVASAVFDGATEKEILEALEKAGLPANGKTILYDGRTGEPFDNPVTVGYAYLMKLLHLVDDKIHARSTGPYSLVTQQPLGGKAQFGGQRFGEMEVWALEAYGAAYTLQELLTVKSDDVVGRVKTYEAIVKGENVPEPGVPESFKVLIKELQSLALDVKVLSEDEREIEIGESDDDIVDTARDLGIDIEGRETDDLSPEERLFGARRSEADLLEESNEAGAETEEDEDALAMAIHAGPAPGQGEDEEGNEEIDEATEEIAGAEEAEVLESRRRAARGVGGPGGLEDDDDIVGELDEVDVESEDDEPAEETDEEDFCVAEDDEDTSGYIEDDEDDELGDVFDDDVDDSDDGDDDDDDERA